A stretch of Stigmatopora argus isolate UIUO_Sarg chromosome 22, RoL_Sarg_1.0, whole genome shotgun sequence DNA encodes these proteins:
- the aifm1 gene encoding apoptosis-inducing factor 1, mitochondrial isoform X2, translating to MLKCRIVWRKLAPLARASSTLCRQNVRRTGLHNGRIPARVPVAHLATGPAGGGRENQLYVLLVGATFLGGAVYAYRTVSGDQQRYQDRIEEIASRPHQSAKEATANVPIETAAALETEAVPAPEPEPEPGVAPSPEEPSPPVPDAETAASSETTEPLQGAGLESTLPSLPSHVPYLLIGGGTASFAAARSIRARDPGARVLIVTEEPDLPYMRPPLSKELWFSDDDAVTDTLRFKQWNGKERSIYFQPSSFYIPPEELSNAENGGVAVLTGKKVVHMDVRGNKVKLDDDVEVSYDKCLIATGGVPRNLQVIDRAEEEVKKRTTLFRKIDDFRSLDKVSRNIKSITVIGGGFLGSELACALGRRSQDSGLEVIQMFPEKGNMGKVLPEYLSNWTTEKVKTEGVKVISEALVKSVSCKDDQLEIKLKDGRLVKTDHIVAAVGLEPNVDLAKSAGLEVDVDFGGYRVNAELQARSNIWVAGDAACFYDIRLGRRRVEHHDHAVVSGRLAGENMTGANKPYWHQSMFWSDLGPDVGYEAIGIVDSSLPTVGVFAKATAKDTPKAATEESGTGIRSESETEDVASSTAATSSPVPAPAVTQKDDYGKGVIFYLRDKVVVGIILWNVFNRMPIARKIIKDGEEHSDLNEVAKLFNIHED from the exons ATGCTCAAATGTAGAATCGTGTGGAGAAAACTTGCTCCTCTTGCCAGAGCCTCCTCAACATTATGTCGGCAGAATGTGAGAAGAACAG gtTTGCACAATGGCAGAATACCTGCTCGTGTACCTGTAGCTCACCTGGCAACCGGGCCTGCAGGGGGCGGCAGGGAAAACCAGCTCTACGTCCTTCTGGTTGGGGCGACCTTTCTTGGTGGAGCCGTTTAT GCGTACAGAACTGTTAGTGGAGATCAGCAAAGATATCAGGACCGAATTGAAGAAATTGCATCTCGACCACATCAAAGCGCCAAAGAAGCAACCGCTAACGTCCCCATAGAAA CTGCGGCAGCCCTTGAGACAGAAG CTGTTCCCGCGCCCGAACCCGAACCCGAACCCGGAGTCGCACCTTCGCCAGAAGAGCCGAGCCCTCCCGTGCCCGATGCTGAGACGGCAGCCTCAAGCGAGACAACTGAACCTCTACAAG GTGCAGGACTGGAATCTACGCTGCCCTCGCTCCCGTCTCACGTGCCCTACCTCCTGATTGGCGGGGGGACCGCTTCCTTCGCCGCCGCCCGCTCTATCCGAGCCAGAGACCCCGGCGCACGC GTTTTGATTGTGACGGAAGAGCCGGACCTCCCGTACATGAGACCGCCCTTGTCCAAAGAACTGTGGTTCTCCGACGACGACGCCGTGACGGACACGCTACGATTCAAGCAGTGGAATGGAAAAGAACGAAG TATTTACTTCCAGCCGTCATCATTCTATATTCCTCCAGAGGAACTGAGTAATGCAGAAAATGGGGGAGTGGCTGTGCTTACTGGCAAAAAG GTGGTCCACATGGACGTGAGAGGAAACAAAGTCAAACTGGACGACGACGTAGAGGTTTCCTACGACAAGTGTTTGATTGCCACAG GCGGCGTTCCAAGAAATTTGCAAGTCATAGACCGAGCAGAAGAGGAGGTCAAGAAGAGGACAACTTTATTCCGTAAG ATCGATGACTTCCGATCCTTGGATAAAGTCTCCAGAAACATCAAGTCCATCACGGTCATTGGAGGCGGCTTCTTGGGCAGCGAGCTAGCCTGCGCCCTCGGCAGGAGAT CTCAGGATTCCGGTCTGGAGGTGATTCAGATGTTCCCCGAGAAGGGCAACATGGGAAAAGTTCTGCCCGAGTATCTCAGCAACTGGACCAcagaaaaagtcaaaacag AGGGCGTAAAAGTCATCTCGGAAGCTTTGGTCAAATCCGTCAGCTGCAAAGATGATCAGTTAGAAATCAAACTCAAGGACGGTCGATTG GTCAAAACGGATCACATCGTGGCGGCCGTCGGTCTGGAGCCCAACGTCGACCTCGCCAAGTCGGCCGGTCTGGAAGTAGACGTGGACTTTGGTGGCTATCGAGTCAATGCCGAGCTGCAGGCTCGCTCCAACATTTGGGTG GCAGGCGACGCCGCGTGCTTCTACGACATAAGGCTGGGCCGCAGGCGAGTGGAGCATCACGACCACGCTGTCGTCAGCGGGAGACTGGCGGGGGAGAACATGACGGGAGCCAACAAACCTTACTGGCATCAGTCCATGTTCTG GAGCGACCTGGGTCCCGACGTAGGATACGAGGCCATCGGGATCGTGGATAGCAGTTTGCCCACCGTTGGGGTCTTTGCCAAAGCCACGGCCAAGGATACACCAAAAGCCGCCACGGAGGAGTCGG GAACCGGCATCCGCTCCGAGAGCGAAACGGAGGACGTGGCCTCCAGCACGGCGGCGACCTCCTCCCCCGTCCCCGCGCCGGCCGTCACGCAGAAAGACGACTACGGCAAAGGGGTCATCTTCTACCTACGAGACAAAGTGGTGGTGGGCATTATTCTGTGGAATGTCTTCAACCGAATGCCCATCGCAAGAAAG ATCATCAAGGACGGCGAGGAACACTCGGACCTCAACGAAGTGGCCAAGCTGTTTAACATCCACGAGGATTAG
- the aifm1 gene encoding apoptosis-inducing factor 1, mitochondrial isoform X1, with product MLKCRIVWRKLAPLARASSTLCRQNVRRTGLHNGRIPARVPVAHLATGPAGGGRENQLYVLLVGATFLGGAVYAYRTVSGDQQRYQDRIEEIASRPHQSAKEATANVPIETAAALETEAVPAPEPEPEPGVAPSPEEPSPPVPDAETAASSETTEPLQADEPLLEAAPEEAPAAPLIQEEPSPPSEPTVEQTEPVVPPPVAESEPTLAESPDPDATEPAVEVVAESGAGLESTLPSLPSHVPYLLIGGGTASFAAARSIRARDPGARVLIVTEEPDLPYMRPPLSKELWFSDDDAVTDTLRFKQWNGKERSIYFQPSSFYIPPEELSNAENGGVAVLTGKKVVHMDVRGNKVKLDDDVEVSYDKCLIATGGVPRNLQVIDRAEEEVKKRTTLFRKIDDFRSLDKVSRNIKSITVIGGGFLGSELACALGRRSQDSGLEVIQMFPEKGNMGKVLPEYLSNWTTEKVKTEGVKVISEALVKSVSCKDDQLEIKLKDGRLVKTDHIVAAVGLEPNVDLAKSAGLEVDVDFGGYRVNAELQARSNIWVAGDAACFYDIRLGRRRVEHHDHAVVSGRLAGENMTGANKPYWHQSMFWSDLGPDVGYEAIGIVDSSLPTVGVFAKATAKDTPKAATEESGTGIRSESETEDVASSTAATSSPVPAPAVTQKDDYGKGVIFYLRDKVVVGIILWNVFNRMPIARKIIKDGEEHSDLNEVAKLFNIHED from the exons ATGCTCAAATGTAGAATCGTGTGGAGAAAACTTGCTCCTCTTGCCAGAGCCTCCTCAACATTATGTCGGCAGAATGTGAGAAGAACAG gtTTGCACAATGGCAGAATACCTGCTCGTGTACCTGTAGCTCACCTGGCAACCGGGCCTGCAGGGGGCGGCAGGGAAAACCAGCTCTACGTCCTTCTGGTTGGGGCGACCTTTCTTGGTGGAGCCGTTTAT GCGTACAGAACTGTTAGTGGAGATCAGCAAAGATATCAGGACCGAATTGAAGAAATTGCATCTCGACCACATCAAAGCGCCAAAGAAGCAACCGCTAACGTCCCCATAGAAA CTGCGGCAGCCCTTGAGACAGAAG CTGTTCCCGCGCCCGAACCCGAACCCGAACCCGGAGTCGCACCTTCGCCAGAAGAGCCGAGCCCTCCCGTGCCCGATGCTGAGACGGCAGCCTCAAGCGAGACAACTGAACCTCTACAAG CGGATGAGCCCCTATTAGAAGCGGCACCAGAAGAAGCGCCTGCCGCGCCGCTAATCCAGGAGG AACCCTCCCCTCCGTCCGAGCCCACAGTCGAACAAACCGAGCCGGTGGTCCCGCCACCTGTCGCGGAGAGTG AACCCACGCTAGCCGAAAGCCCCGATCCGGATGCGACTGAGCCGGCGGTCGAAGTCGTGGCCGAGAGCG GTGCAGGACTGGAATCTACGCTGCCCTCGCTCCCGTCTCACGTGCCCTACCTCCTGATTGGCGGGGGGACCGCTTCCTTCGCCGCCGCCCGCTCTATCCGAGCCAGAGACCCCGGCGCACGC GTTTTGATTGTGACGGAAGAGCCGGACCTCCCGTACATGAGACCGCCCTTGTCCAAAGAACTGTGGTTCTCCGACGACGACGCCGTGACGGACACGCTACGATTCAAGCAGTGGAATGGAAAAGAACGAAG TATTTACTTCCAGCCGTCATCATTCTATATTCCTCCAGAGGAACTGAGTAATGCAGAAAATGGGGGAGTGGCTGTGCTTACTGGCAAAAAG GTGGTCCACATGGACGTGAGAGGAAACAAAGTCAAACTGGACGACGACGTAGAGGTTTCCTACGACAAGTGTTTGATTGCCACAG GCGGCGTTCCAAGAAATTTGCAAGTCATAGACCGAGCAGAAGAGGAGGTCAAGAAGAGGACAACTTTATTCCGTAAG ATCGATGACTTCCGATCCTTGGATAAAGTCTCCAGAAACATCAAGTCCATCACGGTCATTGGAGGCGGCTTCTTGGGCAGCGAGCTAGCCTGCGCCCTCGGCAGGAGAT CTCAGGATTCCGGTCTGGAGGTGATTCAGATGTTCCCCGAGAAGGGCAACATGGGAAAAGTTCTGCCCGAGTATCTCAGCAACTGGACCAcagaaaaagtcaaaacag AGGGCGTAAAAGTCATCTCGGAAGCTTTGGTCAAATCCGTCAGCTGCAAAGATGATCAGTTAGAAATCAAACTCAAGGACGGTCGATTG GTCAAAACGGATCACATCGTGGCGGCCGTCGGTCTGGAGCCCAACGTCGACCTCGCCAAGTCGGCCGGTCTGGAAGTAGACGTGGACTTTGGTGGCTATCGAGTCAATGCCGAGCTGCAGGCTCGCTCCAACATTTGGGTG GCAGGCGACGCCGCGTGCTTCTACGACATAAGGCTGGGCCGCAGGCGAGTGGAGCATCACGACCACGCTGTCGTCAGCGGGAGACTGGCGGGGGAGAACATGACGGGAGCCAACAAACCTTACTGGCATCAGTCCATGTTCTG GAGCGACCTGGGTCCCGACGTAGGATACGAGGCCATCGGGATCGTGGATAGCAGTTTGCCCACCGTTGGGGTCTTTGCCAAAGCCACGGCCAAGGATACACCAAAAGCCGCCACGGAGGAGTCGG GAACCGGCATCCGCTCCGAGAGCGAAACGGAGGACGTGGCCTCCAGCACGGCGGCGACCTCCTCCCCCGTCCCCGCGCCGGCCGTCACGCAGAAAGACGACTACGGCAAAGGGGTCATCTTCTACCTACGAGACAAAGTGGTGGTGGGCATTATTCTGTGGAATGTCTTCAACCGAATGCCCATCGCAAGAAAG ATCATCAAGGACGGCGAGGAACACTCGGACCTCAACGAAGTGGCCAAGCTGTTTAACATCCACGAGGATTAG